The genomic region AGAACATGGTCCTGTTTGAGAGCTGGGAGGCGGTGGTGACCTTCCGTGTCTCGGGCAGAGGACGGATGGGAGCCGACGGACTGGTGAGGAGATGTTGTGGAGTGGAACTGGTGGTAAACCTAGCCTTGATGCTAGCTTCATGTAGTGCAGGGTAACTACAGTGGCACTGATAATGAACACGGCGTTGATACGAGCTTCTTGAAGGACAGGGTAACTACAGCGGGACTGGTAATGAACATGGCGTTGATAACAGCTTTCATGTAGGGCAGTAACATGGCATCCAGATGAATCTGCAAGCTCATATAGTTTTTTCTAGCCTGTGTATTCGGCCCCACTCACAGACATATTTCCAGCAGACCTAGCCGGGGTCGAGGCTAAGATTGCTTTACAGAGTGCCGTTGAGGCAATATTTGCATGAAAAACTAAGATTACTACAACGGAACTGGTGGTGAAGCGTTGAGGCTTGGTGTACTTCCTCTTCTCACAAGTGTCTGATTTGTGTCGCCTCCCTGTGAAGCAGTAAGCTCTATGGGGGCAACCAAATTCCACTGAGTACATACATGAGGCACTTGTCCTGCGAGTTAGCTTGCAGGTAGATAGGTAGCAAGATGTCCCAACCCTGACTGATCCTCTCATTTCCTGTATCTGCATTCACCGTGCGATCTTCCCAATCTCACTATTACTGTCACTACTACTGTTAACTATTTGTGTAGAATGTTAACATTAATGTAAATTAAcattaatgttaatgtttattAATGGGAAGATCACACGGTGAATGCAGATACAGGAAATGAGATGATCAGTTAGGGCCCCCATGTATCCTTTTtagaacaaaacaaaatcatTCTATGAACACGGAATACACACTCCACGCCAATCAAACCCCCTTATCCTTCATCTAAAACACCTGCATACATTATCCTTCAGGTGTTGCCTATGATTTCACACCGATTCAGCCCGCCGTGTTCCACCACAGGCCGCTGGCGCCCGCAAGCATCTGCCAGGGCTGAAGTGTACTTGATAGAGACATTGAATTGGTGGCTCGGGGCTCTAGTGGCACCcctctctgagtgtgtgacCCCGGGCTCGGTCCTcgaggggggggttggtgaaAGCTCCTTTTCTCCTGCCGCCGTTCATTAGCGGATCCCGACAGGAGCCGGGGCTTTCACGGCTTCAATCATTAGACAAACAAGGGGGTGGTTTGGGCGAGAGATGAATCCCTGTGTTGCACCACACATCATCAAGTATGAAGAATAAAGATGGGCGCCCTGAACAGTTTCTGGGGAGGATAGTCATGATGTCATCTGCATCGACTCCACCGAGAAAAATAAGTGAAACTTTATTCTTGTTTGTTATTGAAATGAATGTACATTGTACATTCATATGAAATTGCAAAACAAGAATAAAGTTTAGCTCTGTATAATGGGAACTCGGGTTGTTATTCATAATGTCGGCATTAGATGCAAAGAAACTTGACTTTCAAACCCCCCCTGGCCGTGTCCTTAGCATCAGTCACCCGTTGCTGCAGCGGTATCCAGGGGGAGAACAGCATGTTGCCTAACGGGTTGTGTTTGCTCTGTGATAACAGGGGATATGGTTCACCTCGCAACAAGGCCTGGACGGCCCCGTGTACGGAGCGGCCGACAAGTGGAACGGAATCGGAATCTTCTTTGACTCGTTCGACAACGACGGAAAGGTGGGACAGAGTCTCTCAGCGGCTGTGTTGTTCAATAGTTTGGTttagtgtgttgatttgttcaGGACTTCTCTAAACGTACTCACGATCACCTGATTCAGAGATAAGGAGATAAATAATTTTTGATAAAGCTAAAGCCATTCATTACTATATTATGTTCAAGTAGTCCTTTTTGTAACTTCAAGTAAAGTATCTGTCCAGTTCACAAAACATTATTAGACCAAGCTGAGGATTTGCCGAATCAAAGCTTTGAAATCAGTGATTTGTCTGACCCAAGGTCAGTTTATATTACACTGTTGGCATTGACACATGTTAACTCTGAGGGCGTTGCCTTTACACATGCTTGATAATGCTGTTGTCCTGATTCATCCCCTGTTTGTCACTAGCAAAGCAAAAGCACTAGACTAGAAGATACGGTGTCTGGGACAGTAGAGAAACATATCATTACAAGTTAAATTATGAGGTTTATATGTCATGGAATAACTATCATTTGAACTGTTTCAACAGTGTTCAAATTTGAAAAATATTAGGTGGCATCTGCGCTACGTCACACCAGTGCTTACATACACTAAATCATGGGGACAGTGGTCGGGACAGTTGAAAGTACAATGGAGACCAGTTGCGGAACTCTGAGGGGTAAAATTAATTCCAAGCCCTGGCCACTAGGAGGATTTTTGCAGCTTGTTTAGGGTGTTCAAAGTGAACTTGAAATGCAAgcttattatgatgatgattcaGGTATTGCAAATCATTATCTACTTGAACTACATGTTTAATTTAATCTAAAACTTATAAAATCATGGTactataattgtattttacGAGAGTAACCTCGGTTACTCGGTTACTCACTataagataaataaaataaatggtttAATTTTAGAAAAGATGTCAAAGTTGCCCTTTGGTGTGATGTGTGTTAAAGGATGTTTGTGTAATTTCTACATGCCTCATTCCTTTGCATAATTCTGTATTTACCTGCATGCATACATTTGTTGGATGAACACCTGCCTTGACTTTCTCCAATTTATTTTTCAGAAAAACAACCCTGCTATTGTCGTTGTGGGAAACAATGGTAAACTTGTTTATGACCACCAAAAGTgagtaaatatttattttccttctgctCCCTGACATCATCACCCAGCCACATTTTTTGAACAACTTAAAGAAGATTAGAAAATATGATTATATTTggtcggggggtggggggtaaataataatcctccatctctcctaATCTCTCTTGGGCCAGTAAAGACTGTAAATAACAGTTTTTTTATTCCATCATGTCTTCAAATTACACTCACCGCCTTTTTCCATATCTTATCAGGGTTGTTTACAGAATAATCCATAAGCATATAGACTCTAATGTGATAATATGATTTACTTATtagattattattttcttatggTTGCGCTTTTCGTGAGCGTTTTACATGTGTTTGCAATTAATGGTTAACATAAAatcttgtttattattatttgtaaccCAGTGATGGCACAACCCAGGCTCTAGGAACATGCTTAAGAGACTTCCGGAACAAACCTTATCCCATCCGAGCCAAGATCACCTACTACAAGAAGTCGCTGACGGTAGGAGCCACAAGCACTGATTCACAGTCAGTGTccaacattaacacacaaacctATAAATTAGGCAGTTCAAAAGAGAAACTTTTCAGAACAACACGCATTCCGAATCGTTTGCATATTGTTGTACATCAGTTCCATTATTTTGGATAAGATTTCCCCACTCTTTACCTCTTTAtccaatcattcattcattccttcatCCAGGTGATGATCAACAACGGCTTCACCCCAGACAAGGACGACTATGAGTTCTGCACCAAGATGGACAACATTGTCATCCCTAAGGAGGGCTTCTTTGGGATCTCAGCGGCCACCGGTGGTCTAGCAGGTAGTCATCATGTTTTAGCGTGCTGTTCTGTATTTTTATGTCGAAGTTGTGTATTTGCTTGAAACAAAGGTACTTATAAAGCATAGACATTGTCTGTTCCTTCTGAAAGTGAACACAAACCATGCCAAATCTTCAGATAAAgatgaaaataaacaaataggGATCCTGTATTAGCATGATGCATGATGTGCACTTGAATAGCACTAATATTAAAACCAGCAGACTCAATTCACTTTGTCTTTGTAACTCAATATTGATCATATGGTATGAATATTTCTGAACTCAGCTTCGGGCAAGTGCCAAATAACTCAATGTCAATCTAGAGATAACTAATCGAATTGGCGGAAAATTTAACCATAAAGAGAGTAATTTGAAGGGTAAATTGAAGTATTTCTAATCCTGTGTTAAAACTGTCTTGTCTGTTTCTGCCTAAATGTTTCTAATCCCAGATATTTCTCCCCTTCAATAGATGACCATGATGTTTTGTCCTTTTTATTATTCAGACTAACGGAACCTGGACAGCAAAAGGTAACTAACACGTCTCCTGTTGTATCGTAGTAGTCCGCCACACAtaaaaaagaagagaaagaatACAGAATCGCTCAGCAATTTGAGAAATAGTTCACGACATAACATTTTTGAACCAAAGCCTGTCTTTGTGTGCCGATGGCTActtgggaagaaaaaaaaggttgaaCCCGGCCCTCTCCATTGAGCTCAGAGTGGTTGTTTTGTCTCCGTTGTTGAAGCCCCCAGCCGAGGCGGAGATCCCCAAAGAGGAGAAGGACAAGTACCAGGAGGAATTTGAGAACTTCCAGCAGGATCTCGACAAGAAGAAAGAGGAGTTCCAGAAGGAGCACCCGGACGTCCTAGGGGAGCCCAGTGAGTCAACCGCTGCTGCACCgtacaaatatatacactatTTAGAAAActtaaataatattataaatatatcattTATTAGTCGGGTCACAGGGGCCAATTACTAaattcaaggtgtgtgtgtgtgtgtgctatttcagtttttttctttcaatatttTGAAAACAGTTATGAAATGAAATGGTTTTCTCCTTCATGTTCTACCAACTGATCCAGACAGCATGACACCAATATCGTATAGGCCCATAGGCTCTTTTACAATAAAacgttgtagtgtgtgtgtgtacaacacacacaaatatgtttgTCGTCCTGTCTACCTCCACTCAgcattaacactgccagggttaggAGTTCAACTCCCTGCACTAATAATGTATGCGCTCACGGTATCGTACGACTATTTGAGGAACTGGGAAGAAACAAACATCTCTAATCACATGAACCTAATGTATATAAATGCAAAGCGAATGAATCTAACGCGAGGGACGTCGGCGTCTCTTCCAGTCGAGGAGCAGTATGAGAGCGTGAACGACCGGGAGATCCGGCAGGTGTTCGAGGGGCAGAACCGCATCCACCTGGAGATCAAGCAGCTCCACCGGCAGCTGGCCATGATCCTGGACGAGCAGCGCCGCTACGTCTCCGTCATCACCGACGAGGTCGCCAAGAAGGGCATCAACGCAGAGTCCGGACAGGTACGGGAacacacacgcccccacacCGGGTTAAGGGGAACAGAATAGGACTGGAAAATATATACATCCATAGCTGTTGAAGGGTTATAGGGAACGGAAAATACAGAAACTGTAATTTTaagctcttttttttgtcaataACTCATTTTTTCTTTGGCCTTTGTTTATTATCTTAGATGTATTCTTATCTCCGGTTTGATTTGCACTGTTCCTTTCGATGCAACACCTGAATTTCCCATCGGAGATTATTAATTAGGTGTTATCTTAATGTACAAATATTAAGCCGCGGACCGAAATATGACGTCAACcgttgggtgtgtgtctgtgtgtgtgtgtctgagcgttTGACGTTGGCACAAGAATGAAAGCCGTTTCTGGTTTTTTTCGTGACTGACGTCAACGGTGTTTTGCCTCCAGCCAGATGCTGGCAGTCCCCAGATGAGCTCGGTCATCGCCACCCAACAGGAAGTGCTGAAAAACCTCAACGACCTACGGTGAGTCGCGGCGACCGGGGCGGTTGTTATTCAAACGGTTTTGGTCTCTGAACTTCGAAAGcttgctgttgtttttgtcctcCAGATACAAAATGACCTATGATACTCCAGGAAAAACAAGAAAAGTATGAAAAATCCCTTTTTTAAATCTCTGAATTCATGGTTAATCTTAAAAACAATAGAATGAGTTGCATCCCAGGTGTTTGTCAGCCTGATAATCCAGCTCACCATGAAATCCCCCGCTTTCTATACCTACTCACTCTATCTAAAGATCCTTTACCACAGCAACGTGCACAataacatacacatgcacagacacaataATGACATCCCCGATGTACAATATTTTCTATACTTCGGACCATTCTAAAACTCCTTACTGAAATCCGGTCAACTTTGATGACTTGTCTTCCTAATTCAATTTAGGGTTTGGTTGAGAGGGACATAACACAATTAACAcgttattacattttttttttatgttttgtctTTCTTGCGCTCATCAAAATAGAGGGAACAACAAACTggacaacaaataaaatgaaaaacgtcAAAATGTGAGCTATCTTATACATcgagtaaataaataaatcccttTCCCTGTTCATGGCATTTCATATGCTGCTTTGGTTTACTGCGTGTACCGCAAGTTGTAAGTGGTAAACATACCAAGACCCAGACATAATCTTCTGAGAATTTAACGTTCACTATCTCTATTGAtattattgcaatacaaatggAAGATAATACGGCTTAAGAGATTGCAATTGTAGTCCTGCGTGGCTAAGACTCAAAGGACCGCCTGATATTTCAGACTTGAGTATGCGTGATTAAATGGGAGAAATGTAATTGTACAGCGTTTTGGATAATGTCAGGTTTTCTCATCCCGCGTCAGTAAGATATTTGTTCTTTGCTGTGGCCACGCGTCCTTCAAGGCTTAAGCCACTGTGATCACACGGTAGAGCGATTTAACAGACGTTTCTCAACACGCACAAAAGGGAATTTGATGATTAATTTCACAGCATTTTCTTGTTATTGTGCAGATCATAATACTTAAAAATATGTCTGCTTTTTGGCAAGAGGGCAACGGTGATGATTCTTAAACGTTGGTAATCTTTTAGCAACTCTGAAATGGGGTCAAAGTGAACTGAAAAAGTCTGAAGAGGCATTTTGATCTCTAACATTGATCCTTCTAATACCATGCTGATTATATTTCAAGAAGACACAAAGACACCATATTGTCTTTGGAATATTAAAAACGTTATATGGttgtattgttttatattaatttGCACGCGCCAACCATCTGTATTGAGGGTTAATCGGAATCACAAGATATTAAAggttttattttatgtaacaTTAATCTCTTGTCTATAATAAAACAAGAAAGCTGTTTGTATGCCCCAAATCCCGCTGAACATTTATcct from Gadus morhua chromosome 19, gadMor3.0, whole genome shotgun sequence harbors:
- the lman1 gene encoding protein ERGIC-53, whose product is MAVPIGKRLVAKSYLLISVLFITLKSIGCDNIASGASTSDPEAPHRRFEYKYSFKGPHLSLTDGSIPFWIHSGNAIPSADQVRITPSLRSQKGSVWSKNMVLFESWEAVVTFRVSGRGRMGADGLGIWFTSQQGLDGPVYGAADKWNGIGIFFDSFDNDGKKNNPAIVVVGNNGKLVYDHQNDGTTQALGTCLRDFRNKPYPIRAKITYYKKSLTVMINNGFTPDKDDYEFCTKMDNIVIPKEGFFGISAATGGLADDHDVLSFLLFRLTEPGQQKPPAEAEIPKEEKDKYQEEFENFQQDLDKKKEEFQKEHPDVLGEPIEEQYESVNDREIRQVFEGQNRIHLEIKQLHRQLAMILDEQRRYVSVITDEVAKKGINAESGQPDAGSPQMSSVIATQQEVLKNLNDLRLSFQESLKQVGSVQHQGNAAGLGTYETVQHFNEIKEHLHSVKRDVDHLVQRSPPNPAEKMLKCPDFPPIPPCLSTLHFVVFVVIQSVLFFCYIMYKSQQEAAAKKFF